A single Oryctolagus cuniculus chromosome 16, mOryCun1.1, whole genome shotgun sequence DNA region contains:
- the SLC44A2 gene encoding choline transporter-like protein 2 isoform X1, producing the protein MEDERKDGAYGTPQKYDPTFKGPIYNRGCTDVICCVALLLAIVGYVAVGIIAWTHGDPRKVVYPTDSRGQFCGQKGTRNANKPFLFYFNIVKCASPLVLLEFQCPTPQICVEKCPDRYLTYLNAQNSRDFEYYKQFCVPGFQGNKGVAEVLRDGDCPAVLFPSKPLARRCFPAIHAQKGVLMVGNQTTYEDGSGARKNITELVEGAKKANGVLEARQLAMRIFEDYTVSWYWIVIGLVIAMVLSLLFITLLRFLAGIMVWVMVVMVILVLGYGIFHCYMEYSRLRGEAGSDISLVDLGFQTDLRVYLHLRQTWMAFMIILSILEVIIILLLIFLRKRILIAIALIKEASRAVGSVMCSLLYPLVTFFLLCLCIAYWASTAVFLSTSNEAIYKVFDEDNVACPLVGRTCNPEIFPSSNESRLCPNARCQFAFYGGESGYHRALLGLQIFNAFMFFWLANFVLALGQVTLAGAFASYYWALRKPDDLPAFPLFSAFGRALRYHTGSLAFGALILAVVQIIRVILEYLDQRLKAAQNKFAKFLMTCLKCCFWCLEKFIKFLNRNAYIMIAIYGTNFCTSARNAFFLLMRNIIRVAVLDKVTDFLFLLGKLLIVGSVGILAFFFFTHRIRIVQDTAPPLNYYWVPILTVIVGSYLIAHGFFSVYGMCVDTLFLCFCEDLERNDGSQERPYFMSPELRDVLWQGSAEEGGRARADAE; encoded by the exons GGACCCCTCAGAAGTACGACCCCACCTTCAAGGGGCCCATCTACAACAG GGGCTGCACGGATGTCATCTGCTGTGTGGCTCtcctcctggccattgtgggctaCGTGGCAGTGGGCATCATAG CTTGGACCCACGGCGACCCCCGCAAGGTGGTCTACCCCACCGACAGCCGCGGCCAATTCTGCGGGCAGAAGGGCACAAGAAACGC GAACAAACCCTTCCTGTTTTATTTCAACATTGTGAAGTGTGCCAGCCCCCTGGTCCTGTTGGAATTCCAGTGTCCCACCCCCCAG ATCTGCGTGGAAAAGTGCCCAGACCGCTACCTCACCTACCTCAACGCCCAGAACTCCCGCGACTTCGAGTACTACAAGCAGTTCTGTGTGCCTGGCTTCCAAGGCAATAAG GGTGTGGCCGAGGTGCTCCGTGATGGCGACTGTCCCGCGGTGCTCTTCCCCAGCAAGCCCT tgGCCCGGAGGTGCTTCCCAGCCATCCACGCCCAGAAGGGGGTCCTCATGGTGGGCAACCAGACGACCTACGAGGATGGAAGCGGCGCGCGGAAAAACATCACGGAGCTGGTGGAAGGCGCCAA GAAAGCCAACGGGGTGCTAGAGGCGCGGCAGCTGGCCATGCGGATTTTTGAGGATTACACCGTGTCGTGGTACTGGATTGTCAT AGGCCTGGTCATCGCCATGGTGCTCAGCCTCCTGTTCATCACCCTGCTGCGCTTCCTGGCTGGCATTATGGTCTGGGTGATGGTCGTCATGGTGATTTTGGTGCTAGGCTACG GCATATTCCACTGCTACATGGAGTACTCGCGGCTGCGCGGCGAGGCCGGCTCTGACATCTCCCTGGTGGACCTCGGCTTCCAGACGGACCTCCGCGTGTACCTGCACCTGCGGCAGACCTGGATGGCTTTCA TGATTATCCTCAGCATCCTGGAAGTAATTATCATCCTCCTGCTCATCTTTCTCCGGAAGAGGATCCTCATCGCCATCGCGCTCATCAAAGAAGCCAGCAG GGCTGTGGGATCCGTCATGTGCTCCTTGCTGTACCCGCTGGTCACCTTCTTCCTGCTCTGTCTTTGCATCGCCtactgggccagcactgcggt cttcctgtccactTCCAACGAAGCCATCTATAAGGTTTTCGATGAGGACAACGTCGCCTGCCCGCTCGTGGGGAGAACCTGTAACCCTGAG aTCTTCCCTTCCTCCAATGAGTCCCGCCTGTGCCCCAACGCCCGCTGCCAGTTCGCCTTCTACGGGGGCGAGTCCGGCTACCACCGGGCGCTGCTGGGCCTGCAGATCTTCAACGCCTTCATGTTTTTCTGGCTGGCCAACTTCgtgctggcgctgggccaggtcaCCCTGGCCGGGGCCTTCGCCTCCTACTACTGGGCCCTGCGCAAGCCGGATGACCTGCCCGCCTTCCCCCTCTTCTCTGCCTTCGGCCGGGCGCTCAG GTACCACACTGGCTCCCTGGCCTTCGGCGCCCTCATCCTGGCCGTCGTGCAGATCATCCGAGTGATCCTCGAGTACTTGGATCAGCGTCTAAAAG CCGCACAGAACAAGTTTGCCAAGTTCCTCATGACTTGTCTCAAGTGCTGCTTCTGGTGCCTGGAGAAATTCATCAAGTTCCTCAACAGGAACGCCTACATCATG ATCGCCATCTACGGCACCAACTTCTGCACGTCGGCCCGGAACGCCTTCTTCCTCCTCATGCGGAACATCATCCG AGTGGCCGTCCTGGACAAAGTCACCGACTTCCTCTTCCTGCTGGGCAAACTCCTGATCGTGGGCAGCGTGG GAATCCTGGCTTTCTTCTTCTTCACCCACCGCATCCGGATCGTGCAGGACACGGCACCCCCTCTCAACTACTACTGGGTCCCCATCCTG ACGGTCATTGTCGGCTCCTACCTGATCGCCCACGGCTTCTTCAGCGTCTACGGCATGTGTGTGGACACGCTgttcctctgcttct GTGAGGACCTTGAGAGGAATGACGGCTCGCAGGAGCGACCCTACTTCATGTCGCCCGAGCTCAGAGACGTCCTGTGGCAGGGGAGTGCCGAGGAgggcgggcgcgcgcgcgcgGACGCGGAGTAG
- the SLC44A2 gene encoding choline transporter-like protein 2 isoform X4 encodes MGGERLHYYGKHGTPQKYDPTFKGPIYNRGCTDVICCVALLLAIVGYVAVGIIAWTHGDPRKVVYPTDSRGQFCGQKGTRNANKPFLFYFNIVKCASPLVLLEFQCPTPQICVEKCPDRYLTYLNAQNSRDFEYYKQFCVPGFQGNKGVAEVLRDGDCPAVLFPSKPLARRCFPAIHAQKGVLMVGNQTTYEDGSGARKNITELVEGAKKANGVLEARQLAMRIFEDYTVSWYWIVIGLVIAMVLSLLFITLLRFLAGIMVWVMVVMVILVLGYGIFHCYMEYSRLRGEAGSDISLVDLGFQTDLRVYLHLRQTWMAFMIILSILEVIIILLLIFLRKRILIAIALIKEASRAVGSVMCSLLYPLVTFFLLCLCIAYWASTAVFLSTSNEAIYKVFDEDNVACPLVGRTCNPEIFPSSNESRLCPNARCQFAFYGGESGYHRALLGLQIFNAFMFFWLANFVLALGQVTLAGAFASYYWALRKPDDLPAFPLFSAFGRALRYHTGSLAFGALILAVVQIIRVILEYLDQRLKAAQNKFAKFLMTCLKCCFWCLEKFIKFLNRNAYIMIAIYGTNFCTSARNAFFLLMRNIIRVAVLDKVTDFLFLLGKLLIVGSVGILAFFFFTHRIRIVQDTAPPLNYYWVPILTVIVGSYLIAHGFFSVYGMCVDTLFLCFCEDLERNDGSQERPYFMSPELRDVLWQGSAEEGGRARADAE; translated from the exons ATGGGGGGCGAGCGGCTGCATTACTACGGGAAGCACG GGACCCCTCAGAAGTACGACCCCACCTTCAAGGGGCCCATCTACAACAG GGGCTGCACGGATGTCATCTGCTGTGTGGCTCtcctcctggccattgtgggctaCGTGGCAGTGGGCATCATAG CTTGGACCCACGGCGACCCCCGCAAGGTGGTCTACCCCACCGACAGCCGCGGCCAATTCTGCGGGCAGAAGGGCACAAGAAACGC GAACAAACCCTTCCTGTTTTATTTCAACATTGTGAAGTGTGCCAGCCCCCTGGTCCTGTTGGAATTCCAGTGTCCCACCCCCCAG ATCTGCGTGGAAAAGTGCCCAGACCGCTACCTCACCTACCTCAACGCCCAGAACTCCCGCGACTTCGAGTACTACAAGCAGTTCTGTGTGCCTGGCTTCCAAGGCAATAAG GGTGTGGCCGAGGTGCTCCGTGATGGCGACTGTCCCGCGGTGCTCTTCCCCAGCAAGCCCT tgGCCCGGAGGTGCTTCCCAGCCATCCACGCCCAGAAGGGGGTCCTCATGGTGGGCAACCAGACGACCTACGAGGATGGAAGCGGCGCGCGGAAAAACATCACGGAGCTGGTGGAAGGCGCCAA GAAAGCCAACGGGGTGCTAGAGGCGCGGCAGCTGGCCATGCGGATTTTTGAGGATTACACCGTGTCGTGGTACTGGATTGTCAT AGGCCTGGTCATCGCCATGGTGCTCAGCCTCCTGTTCATCACCCTGCTGCGCTTCCTGGCTGGCATTATGGTCTGGGTGATGGTCGTCATGGTGATTTTGGTGCTAGGCTACG GCATATTCCACTGCTACATGGAGTACTCGCGGCTGCGCGGCGAGGCCGGCTCTGACATCTCCCTGGTGGACCTCGGCTTCCAGACGGACCTCCGCGTGTACCTGCACCTGCGGCAGACCTGGATGGCTTTCA TGATTATCCTCAGCATCCTGGAAGTAATTATCATCCTCCTGCTCATCTTTCTCCGGAAGAGGATCCTCATCGCCATCGCGCTCATCAAAGAAGCCAGCAG GGCTGTGGGATCCGTCATGTGCTCCTTGCTGTACCCGCTGGTCACCTTCTTCCTGCTCTGTCTTTGCATCGCCtactgggccagcactgcggt cttcctgtccactTCCAACGAAGCCATCTATAAGGTTTTCGATGAGGACAACGTCGCCTGCCCGCTCGTGGGGAGAACCTGTAACCCTGAG aTCTTCCCTTCCTCCAATGAGTCCCGCCTGTGCCCCAACGCCCGCTGCCAGTTCGCCTTCTACGGGGGCGAGTCCGGCTACCACCGGGCGCTGCTGGGCCTGCAGATCTTCAACGCCTTCATGTTTTTCTGGCTGGCCAACTTCgtgctggcgctgggccaggtcaCCCTGGCCGGGGCCTTCGCCTCCTACTACTGGGCCCTGCGCAAGCCGGATGACCTGCCCGCCTTCCCCCTCTTCTCTGCCTTCGGCCGGGCGCTCAG GTACCACACTGGCTCCCTGGCCTTCGGCGCCCTCATCCTGGCCGTCGTGCAGATCATCCGAGTGATCCTCGAGTACTTGGATCAGCGTCTAAAAG CCGCACAGAACAAGTTTGCCAAGTTCCTCATGACTTGTCTCAAGTGCTGCTTCTGGTGCCTGGAGAAATTCATCAAGTTCCTCAACAGGAACGCCTACATCATG ATCGCCATCTACGGCACCAACTTCTGCACGTCGGCCCGGAACGCCTTCTTCCTCCTCATGCGGAACATCATCCG AGTGGCCGTCCTGGACAAAGTCACCGACTTCCTCTTCCTGCTGGGCAAACTCCTGATCGTGGGCAGCGTGG GAATCCTGGCTTTCTTCTTCTTCACCCACCGCATCCGGATCGTGCAGGACACGGCACCCCCTCTCAACTACTACTGGGTCCCCATCCTG ACGGTCATTGTCGGCTCCTACCTGATCGCCCACGGCTTCTTCAGCGTCTACGGCATGTGTGTGGACACGCTgttcctctgcttct GTGAGGACCTTGAGAGGAATGACGGCTCGCAGGAGCGACCCTACTTCATGTCGCCCGAGCTCAGAGACGTCCTGTGGCAGGGGAGTGCCGAGGAgggcgggcgcgcgcgcgcgGACGCGGAGTAG
- the SLC44A2 gene encoding choline transporter-like protein 2 isoform X2 has translation MGGERLHYYGKHGTPQKYDPTFKGPIYNRGCTDVICCVALLLAIVGYVAVGIIAWTHGDPRKVVYPTDSRGQFCGQKGTRNANKPFLFYFNIVKCASPLVLLEFQCPTPQICVEKCPDRYLTYLNAQNSRDFEYYKQFCVPGFQGNKGVAEVLRDGDCPAVLFPSKPLARRCFPAIHAQKGVLMVGNQTTYEDGSGARKNITELVEGAKKANGVLEARQLAMRIFEDYTVSWYWIVIGLVIAMVLSLLFITLLRFLAGIMVWVMVVMVILVLGYGIFHCYMEYSRLRGEAGSDISLVDLGFQTDLRVYLHLRQTWMAFMIILSILEVIIILLLIFLRKRILIAIALIKEASRAVGSVMCSLLYPLVTFFLLCLCIAYWASTAVFLSTSNEAIYKVFDEDNVACPLVGRTCNPEIFPSSNESRLCPNARCQFAFYGGESGYHRALLGLQIFNAFMFFWLANFVLALGQVTLAGAFASYYWALRKPDDLPAFPLFSAFGRALRYHTGSLAFGALILAVVQIIRVILEYLDQRLKAAQNKFAKFLMTCLKCCFWCLEKFIKFLNRNAYIMIAIYGTNFCTSARNAFFLLMRNIIRVAVLDKVTDFLFLLGKLLIVGSVGILAFFFFTHRIRIVQDTAPPLNYYWVPILTVIVGSYLIAHGFFSVYGMCVDTLFLCFLEDLERNDGSAERPYFMSSTLKKLLNKTNKKPAES, from the exons ATGGGGGGCGAGCGGCTGCATTACTACGGGAAGCACG GGACCCCTCAGAAGTACGACCCCACCTTCAAGGGGCCCATCTACAACAG GGGCTGCACGGATGTCATCTGCTGTGTGGCTCtcctcctggccattgtgggctaCGTGGCAGTGGGCATCATAG CTTGGACCCACGGCGACCCCCGCAAGGTGGTCTACCCCACCGACAGCCGCGGCCAATTCTGCGGGCAGAAGGGCACAAGAAACGC GAACAAACCCTTCCTGTTTTATTTCAACATTGTGAAGTGTGCCAGCCCCCTGGTCCTGTTGGAATTCCAGTGTCCCACCCCCCAG ATCTGCGTGGAAAAGTGCCCAGACCGCTACCTCACCTACCTCAACGCCCAGAACTCCCGCGACTTCGAGTACTACAAGCAGTTCTGTGTGCCTGGCTTCCAAGGCAATAAG GGTGTGGCCGAGGTGCTCCGTGATGGCGACTGTCCCGCGGTGCTCTTCCCCAGCAAGCCCT tgGCCCGGAGGTGCTTCCCAGCCATCCACGCCCAGAAGGGGGTCCTCATGGTGGGCAACCAGACGACCTACGAGGATGGAAGCGGCGCGCGGAAAAACATCACGGAGCTGGTGGAAGGCGCCAA GAAAGCCAACGGGGTGCTAGAGGCGCGGCAGCTGGCCATGCGGATTTTTGAGGATTACACCGTGTCGTGGTACTGGATTGTCAT AGGCCTGGTCATCGCCATGGTGCTCAGCCTCCTGTTCATCACCCTGCTGCGCTTCCTGGCTGGCATTATGGTCTGGGTGATGGTCGTCATGGTGATTTTGGTGCTAGGCTACG GCATATTCCACTGCTACATGGAGTACTCGCGGCTGCGCGGCGAGGCCGGCTCTGACATCTCCCTGGTGGACCTCGGCTTCCAGACGGACCTCCGCGTGTACCTGCACCTGCGGCAGACCTGGATGGCTTTCA TGATTATCCTCAGCATCCTGGAAGTAATTATCATCCTCCTGCTCATCTTTCTCCGGAAGAGGATCCTCATCGCCATCGCGCTCATCAAAGAAGCCAGCAG GGCTGTGGGATCCGTCATGTGCTCCTTGCTGTACCCGCTGGTCACCTTCTTCCTGCTCTGTCTTTGCATCGCCtactgggccagcactgcggt cttcctgtccactTCCAACGAAGCCATCTATAAGGTTTTCGATGAGGACAACGTCGCCTGCCCGCTCGTGGGGAGAACCTGTAACCCTGAG aTCTTCCCTTCCTCCAATGAGTCCCGCCTGTGCCCCAACGCCCGCTGCCAGTTCGCCTTCTACGGGGGCGAGTCCGGCTACCACCGGGCGCTGCTGGGCCTGCAGATCTTCAACGCCTTCATGTTTTTCTGGCTGGCCAACTTCgtgctggcgctgggccaggtcaCCCTGGCCGGGGCCTTCGCCTCCTACTACTGGGCCCTGCGCAAGCCGGATGACCTGCCCGCCTTCCCCCTCTTCTCTGCCTTCGGCCGGGCGCTCAG GTACCACACTGGCTCCCTGGCCTTCGGCGCCCTCATCCTGGCCGTCGTGCAGATCATCCGAGTGATCCTCGAGTACTTGGATCAGCGTCTAAAAG CCGCACAGAACAAGTTTGCCAAGTTCCTCATGACTTGTCTCAAGTGCTGCTTCTGGTGCCTGGAGAAATTCATCAAGTTCCTCAACAGGAACGCCTACATCATG ATCGCCATCTACGGCACCAACTTCTGCACGTCGGCCCGGAACGCCTTCTTCCTCCTCATGCGGAACATCATCCG AGTGGCCGTCCTGGACAAAGTCACCGACTTCCTCTTCCTGCTGGGCAAACTCCTGATCGTGGGCAGCGTGG GAATCCTGGCTTTCTTCTTCTTCACCCACCGCATCCGGATCGTGCAGGACACGGCACCCCCTCTCAACTACTACTGGGTCCCCATCCTG ACGGTCATTGTCGGCTCCTACCTGATCGCCCACGGCTTCTTCAGCGTCTACGGCATGTGTGTGGACACGCTgttcctctgcttct
- the SLC44A2 gene encoding choline transporter-like protein 2 isoform X3, whose amino-acid sequence MEDERKDGAYGTPQKYDPTFKGPIYNRGCTDVICCVALLLAIVGYVAVGIIAWTHGDPRKVVYPTDSRGQFCGQKGTRNANKPFLFYFNIVKCASPLVLLEFQCPTPQICVEKCPDRYLTYLNAQNSRDFEYYKQFCVPGFQGNKGVAEVLRDGDCPAVLFPSKPLARRCFPAIHAQKGVLMVGNQTTYEDGSGARKNITELVEGAKKANGVLEARQLAMRIFEDYTVSWYWIVIGLVIAMVLSLLFITLLRFLAGIMVWVMVVMVILVLGYGIFHCYMEYSRLRGEAGSDISLVDLGFQTDLRVYLHLRQTWMAFMIILSILEVIIILLLIFLRKRILIAIALIKEASRAVGSVMCSLLYPLVTFFLLCLCIAYWASTAVFLSTSNEAIYKVFDEDNVACPLVGRTCNPEIFPSSNESRLCPNARCQFAFYGGESGYHRALLGLQIFNAFMFFWLANFVLALGQVTLAGAFASYYWALRKPDDLPAFPLFSAFGRALRYHTGSLAFGALILAVVQIIRVILEYLDQRLKAAQNKFAKFLMTCLKCCFWCLEKFIKFLNRNAYIMIAIYGTNFCTSARNAFFLLMRNIIRVAVLDKVTDFLFLLGKLLIVGSVGILAFFFFTHRIRIVQDTAPPLNYYWVPILTVIVGSYLIAHGFFSVYGMCVDTLFLCFLEDLERNDGSAERPYFMSSTLKKLLNKTNKKPAES is encoded by the exons GGACCCCTCAGAAGTACGACCCCACCTTCAAGGGGCCCATCTACAACAG GGGCTGCACGGATGTCATCTGCTGTGTGGCTCtcctcctggccattgtgggctaCGTGGCAGTGGGCATCATAG CTTGGACCCACGGCGACCCCCGCAAGGTGGTCTACCCCACCGACAGCCGCGGCCAATTCTGCGGGCAGAAGGGCACAAGAAACGC GAACAAACCCTTCCTGTTTTATTTCAACATTGTGAAGTGTGCCAGCCCCCTGGTCCTGTTGGAATTCCAGTGTCCCACCCCCCAG ATCTGCGTGGAAAAGTGCCCAGACCGCTACCTCACCTACCTCAACGCCCAGAACTCCCGCGACTTCGAGTACTACAAGCAGTTCTGTGTGCCTGGCTTCCAAGGCAATAAG GGTGTGGCCGAGGTGCTCCGTGATGGCGACTGTCCCGCGGTGCTCTTCCCCAGCAAGCCCT tgGCCCGGAGGTGCTTCCCAGCCATCCACGCCCAGAAGGGGGTCCTCATGGTGGGCAACCAGACGACCTACGAGGATGGAAGCGGCGCGCGGAAAAACATCACGGAGCTGGTGGAAGGCGCCAA GAAAGCCAACGGGGTGCTAGAGGCGCGGCAGCTGGCCATGCGGATTTTTGAGGATTACACCGTGTCGTGGTACTGGATTGTCAT AGGCCTGGTCATCGCCATGGTGCTCAGCCTCCTGTTCATCACCCTGCTGCGCTTCCTGGCTGGCATTATGGTCTGGGTGATGGTCGTCATGGTGATTTTGGTGCTAGGCTACG GCATATTCCACTGCTACATGGAGTACTCGCGGCTGCGCGGCGAGGCCGGCTCTGACATCTCCCTGGTGGACCTCGGCTTCCAGACGGACCTCCGCGTGTACCTGCACCTGCGGCAGACCTGGATGGCTTTCA TGATTATCCTCAGCATCCTGGAAGTAATTATCATCCTCCTGCTCATCTTTCTCCGGAAGAGGATCCTCATCGCCATCGCGCTCATCAAAGAAGCCAGCAG GGCTGTGGGATCCGTCATGTGCTCCTTGCTGTACCCGCTGGTCACCTTCTTCCTGCTCTGTCTTTGCATCGCCtactgggccagcactgcggt cttcctgtccactTCCAACGAAGCCATCTATAAGGTTTTCGATGAGGACAACGTCGCCTGCCCGCTCGTGGGGAGAACCTGTAACCCTGAG aTCTTCCCTTCCTCCAATGAGTCCCGCCTGTGCCCCAACGCCCGCTGCCAGTTCGCCTTCTACGGGGGCGAGTCCGGCTACCACCGGGCGCTGCTGGGCCTGCAGATCTTCAACGCCTTCATGTTTTTCTGGCTGGCCAACTTCgtgctggcgctgggccaggtcaCCCTGGCCGGGGCCTTCGCCTCCTACTACTGGGCCCTGCGCAAGCCGGATGACCTGCCCGCCTTCCCCCTCTTCTCTGCCTTCGGCCGGGCGCTCAG GTACCACACTGGCTCCCTGGCCTTCGGCGCCCTCATCCTGGCCGTCGTGCAGATCATCCGAGTGATCCTCGAGTACTTGGATCAGCGTCTAAAAG CCGCACAGAACAAGTTTGCCAAGTTCCTCATGACTTGTCTCAAGTGCTGCTTCTGGTGCCTGGAGAAATTCATCAAGTTCCTCAACAGGAACGCCTACATCATG ATCGCCATCTACGGCACCAACTTCTGCACGTCGGCCCGGAACGCCTTCTTCCTCCTCATGCGGAACATCATCCG AGTGGCCGTCCTGGACAAAGTCACCGACTTCCTCTTCCTGCTGGGCAAACTCCTGATCGTGGGCAGCGTGG GAATCCTGGCTTTCTTCTTCTTCACCCACCGCATCCGGATCGTGCAGGACACGGCACCCCCTCTCAACTACTACTGGGTCCCCATCCTG ACGGTCATTGTCGGCTCCTACCTGATCGCCCACGGCTTCTTCAGCGTCTACGGCATGTGTGTGGACACGCTgttcctctgcttct